From a region of the Constantimarinum furrinae genome:
- a CDS encoding choice-of-anchor L domain-containing protein: MKLRLFILIGIICSFSTLAQSIVVNDPGDPQSSLTAEELIQEVLVSGSSCVEIELTNLAENPGGVGNINEQSWGYFKKGNTNFPFEEGIILSTGFAVNAEGPNDETGSSDIGTNWVGDIDIKTLLDNQYGTNVDTNNATVFEFTFTSSIDQVDFEFIFASEEYEDQFECSDLFRDGFAFLVKGPGIPDDSGAPFGGTNIAAVPGSNNVPVSTASIHRDTFLCGFEVPGVNYFPEFYVTNTNPNTNEIQFDGLTTTLTTATVTVIPNEEYTIKMVIADRGDSSFDSAVFLKAGSFNIGNVDLGDDILLGDPNAKCEGEIIILDAGSNPQATYQWFKDGVALPGETNQTLEISETGLYRVELSFPQTPNCVVFDEKLVEFFSVPDFDLGPDQLICEEQVVTLDATVQNPGELADVSYKWFRDGVEIPGETNPTLDVTETGTYSAEVTGNNCPITDSVFVELVLFSVNIGGNIALCGEDSFEIIPEIVGADPTNATYLWSTGETTPTIAVTEDGTYTVEVTIDGCTEEDSVTINFRTLPDIELGDTVVKCLQDTEILTATPSNIDASNVTFRWFKDGGELSGETSSTLEVTEEGIYTVEVEDEGCLASDSVTVEFYDNENCIITQGISPNGDGLNDTLDLTFLNDKFGIVRIEIFNRHGRLVFEQQQYVNEWGGQTNDGDILPVGTYYYVVTLQNGDPQRGWIYINK; this comes from the coding sequence ATGAAACTTAGACTTTTTATTTTAATTGGAATAATTTGTTCATTCTCAACCCTCGCACAATCCATTGTAGTTAACGATCCGGGTGACCCCCAGTCTAGCTTAACTGCCGAAGAACTTATTCAGGAGGTATTGGTAAGCGGAAGCTCATGTGTGGAAATAGAATTAACTAATCTGGCTGAGAATCCGGGTGGTGTGGGAAACATCAACGAGCAGAGCTGGGGCTACTTTAAAAAAGGAAATACCAACTTTCCTTTTGAAGAAGGAATCATCCTGTCTACTGGATTCGCAGTCAATGCCGAAGGACCTAACGACGAAACAGGGTCTTCAGATATTGGCACAAACTGGGTGGGTGATATCGATATAAAAACCCTCCTTGACAATCAATACGGAACAAATGTAGATACCAACAACGCTACCGTTTTTGAATTTACCTTTACTTCTAGTATAGATCAGGTAGATTTCGAATTTATTTTCGCTTCGGAAGAATATGAAGATCAATTTGAATGTAGCGATTTGTTTCGTGACGGATTTGCCTTTTTGGTAAAGGGTCCTGGAATTCCTGATGATTCTGGTGCTCCCTTCGGAGGAACAAATATAGCTGCTGTTCCGGGATCTAACAATGTTCCCGTAAGTACTGCGAGTATACACAGAGATACTTTTTTGTGTGGATTCGAAGTTCCGGGTGTGAATTATTTCCCTGAATTCTATGTGACGAATACAAATCCTAACACCAATGAAATTCAGTTTGACGGACTTACCACCACTTTAACAACAGCTACAGTTACTGTTATTCCAAATGAGGAATACACGATTAAAATGGTAATCGCAGATCGAGGTGACAGCTCTTTCGATTCTGCAGTATTTCTAAAAGCCGGAAGTTTTAATATTGGTAATGTGGATCTTGGAGACGATATTCTGCTGGGCGATCCAAACGCTAAATGCGAAGGAGAGATCATAATCCTTGATGCCGGCAGCAACCCACAAGCTACCTACCAGTGGTTTAAAGATGGTGTTGCTCTTCCTGGCGAAACAAATCAAACTTTGGAAATCTCAGAAACCGGATTGTACCGCGTTGAACTTTCCTTCCCTCAAACACCAAATTGTGTAGTATTTGATGAAAAACTTGTGGAATTCTTTTCCGTACCGGATTTCGATCTGGGGCCGGATCAGTTAATATGCGAAGAGCAGGTCGTAACATTGGACGCCACCGTTCAAAATCCAGGAGAATTAGCAGATGTTTCATATAAATGGTTTAGAGACGGCGTTGAGATTCCAGGAGAAACCAATCCCACTTTAGATGTAACAGAAACCGGGACTTATTCTGCAGAGGTAACTGGAAATAACTGTCCCATTACAGACAGTGTATTTGTTGAACTGGTTTTATTTTCTGTAAATATTGGAGGGAATATAGCCCTTTGTGGTGAAGATAGTTTCGAGATCATCCCCGAAATTGTTGGGGCCGACCCAACGAATGCTACCTATTTATGGAGTACGGGAGAAACGACACCTACTATAGCGGTCACCGAGGATGGTACGTATACTGTAGAAGTTACCATTGATGGTTGTACCGAAGAAGATTCGGTTACTATTAACTTTAGAACTCTTCCCGATATTGAACTGGGAGATACCGTGGTAAAATGTCTTCAGGATACTGAAATCCTTACGGCAACTCCTTCAAATATCGATGCGTCTAATGTGACCTTTAGATGGTTTAAAGATGGCGGAGAGCTTTCAGGAGAAACATCCAGCACACTTGAAGTTACTGAAGAAGGTATTTATACCGTAGAAGTGGAAGACGAAGGATGCTTGGCTTCAGATAGCGTTACCGTAGAATTTTACGATAATGAAAACTGTATCATTACACAAGGGATCTCTCCAAATGGAGACGGATTAAACGATACTTTAGACCTTACTTTTTTGAATGATAAATTCGGAATAGTTAGAATAGAAATCTTTAACCGTCATGGCCGACTCGTATTCGAACAACAACAGTACGTGAATGAATGGGGCGGACAAACCAATGATGGAGACATATTACCTGTGGGAACATACTATTATGTGGTCACCCTGCAAAACGGAGATCCACAACGTGGATGGATATATATAAACAAATAA
- a CDS encoding carboxypeptidase-like regulatory domain-containing protein, producing MKFQFSFIFLLFFQLLFAQESIVKGRIIGLHSNEPISEVKLEIEGSIFSITTDEYGLFSFSEKSLPKGEQVLRVFKEGYIEQRIPITIEKDKTLNIDPILLKPDLAQIETQIGIVSLSDSELDQDEDSSYTISGLLQASNDAFLNAAAYDFSATFFRPRGLDNANGKVLINGVEMNKLYTGRPQWANWGGLNDLQRNREFTMGLTANDHTFGDLAGTTNLVMRASQYKRGGRVSYATANRTYNGRGMGSYRSGLTSSGWTYALLVSRRFADEGYINGTLYDSNSFFLAVEKRLDVAHSINVSAFYTPNRRGRGTAITNEVKELKGIRYNPNWGFQEGEIRSSRIREVVEPMFILSHYWDVSRRTTINTNVSYQTGKVANTRLDNAGNRNPVANYYQRLPSYFLRFENPTPYDYYLAYHAQQEFINDGQLDWNKLYEANSNTSDSLSVYAIQEDRTDDTMLSINSIFNSRVSEHLTLNGTVSYTSLLSENFAELNDLLGGKGYKDIDAFGEDPLQSQSDLQQPNRIVQQGERYKYNYDLTASRFSAFAQAQFKFSRWDSYMAILASMTSFQRNGKYQNGYFPEENRSLGLSEALNFSNYGIKAGLTYKLTGRHILDINAAYFTKAPTLRNAFANVRQNNDVVDNLVSEVVQSADVGYILRLPLLKMRVTGYYINFQDQTDIGFFFTQNALGNSESNAFVQEIVTGIQKQNTGIELGFEAQFLPTFKLKGAAAVGQYLYTTNPELYLASDDFDDPETPEIEGNDLFNLGKREVFLSYYHVAGGPERAYQLGLEYSDPDFWWVGVTTNYFSNAYADISNLRRTTDFYTDEDGLPFPEYDKDTARQLLQQEEFDPYILVNMVGGKSWRVKNYYVGFFASVNNILNTEYKTGGFEDSRRASYRQQLEESNRKHGPLFGNRYFFGNGTTYYINVYVRF from the coding sequence ATGAAATTTCAATTTAGCTTTATTTTTTTATTGTTTTTTCAATTGCTTTTTGCACAGGAATCGATTGTAAAAGGCAGAATTATCGGGTTACATTCTAATGAACCAATTTCTGAAGTCAAGCTTGAGATAGAGGGAAGTATCTTCAGTATAACTACTGATGAATACGGATTGTTTTCATTTTCTGAAAAGTCCCTTCCGAAGGGCGAACAAGTACTACGTGTCTTCAAGGAGGGTTATATTGAACAGCGGATACCTATTACAATTGAAAAGGACAAAACCCTCAATATTGATCCCATTCTTTTAAAACCCGATCTCGCCCAAATTGAAACTCAAATAGGAATAGTTAGTCTATCAGACAGTGAGCTAGATCAAGATGAGGACAGCTCCTATACGATCTCTGGGCTACTTCAGGCTTCCAACGATGCATTTTTGAATGCCGCTGCATATGATTTTAGTGCCACCTTTTTCAGACCACGGGGTTTGGACAACGCTAACGGAAAGGTGCTTATCAATGGCGTGGAGATGAACAAGCTATATACGGGACGCCCCCAATGGGCAAATTGGGGTGGTCTTAACGATCTGCAACGTAACAGGGAATTTACGATGGGCCTTACAGCCAATGATCACACTTTCGGTGACTTAGCCGGAACGACCAATTTGGTTATGAGAGCTTCACAATACAAACGCGGTGGACGGGTAAGTTACGCCACTGCAAATAGAACCTATAACGGCAGAGGAATGGGGTCTTATCGCTCTGGCTTGACCAGCAGTGGATGGACCTATGCATTGCTCGTCTCAAGAAGATTTGCTGATGAAGGCTACATAAACGGGACATTATACGACTCGAATTCATTTTTTTTGGCGGTCGAAAAAAGGCTTGATGTTGCTCACAGTATCAATGTGTCGGCTTTCTATACTCCAAACCGAAGAGGTCGGGGAACAGCGATCACCAACGAAGTAAAGGAGTTAAAGGGAATTCGTTATAATCCCAATTGGGGTTTTCAGGAGGGGGAAATACGAAGCAGTAGGATAAGAGAAGTAGTTGAACCTATGTTCATCTTAAGTCATTATTGGGATGTTTCCCGGCGTACCACTATAAATACAAATGTGAGCTATCAAACAGGGAAAGTTGCAAATACGCGTCTGGATAACGCGGGTAACCGGAATCCTGTAGCCAACTATTATCAAAGACTACCCAGTTATTTTCTCCGGTTCGAGAACCCCACTCCTTACGATTATTACCTTGCGTATCACGCTCAACAGGAATTCATCAATGATGGCCAGCTCGATTGGAATAAGTTATATGAAGCCAATTCAAATACATCAGACAGCTTATCGGTGTACGCCATTCAGGAAGACCGAACAGATGACACCATGTTGTCCATAAACAGTATTTTCAACAGTCGTGTTTCAGAACATTTAACACTAAACGGAACGGTCTCGTATACATCTCTTCTCAGTGAAAACTTTGCTGAGCTCAATGATCTTCTCGGAGGTAAGGGATATAAGGATATTGATGCCTTTGGTGAGGATCCTCTTCAGTCTCAGAGTGATCTGCAACAGCCCAACCGTATTGTGCAGCAAGGAGAGCGATATAAATATAACTACGATCTTACTGCAAGTCGTTTTTCAGCATTTGCTCAAGCACAATTCAAGTTTTCACGTTGGGATTCCTATATGGCGATCTTGGCCTCCATGACTAGTTTTCAACGAAACGGAAAGTATCAAAACGGGTATTTTCCTGAAGAAAATCGATCTCTGGGACTAAGTGAAGCACTCAATTTTTCTAACTACGGTATTAAAGCAGGACTAACCTACAAGCTCACCGGCCGACATATTCTTGATATCAACGCAGCTTATTTTACCAAGGCTCCCACGTTGCGAAATGCTTTTGCCAATGTAAGACAAAACAACGATGTCGTAGATAATTTGGTTTCAGAAGTCGTGCAAAGCGCAGATGTAGGGTATATTTTGCGATTGCCTCTTCTTAAAATGAGAGTTACAGGATACTATATTAACTTTCAGGATCAGACCGATATAGGATTCTTCTTTACGCAGAATGCATTGGGCAATAGTGAATCCAATGCATTTGTCCAAGAGATCGTAACGGGTATTCAAAAACAAAACACGGGAATAGAATTGGGTTTTGAAGCCCAATTCTTACCCACATTCAAGCTGAAGGGGGCCGCCGCCGTAGGTCAATACCTCTATACAACCAATCCGGAACTTTATTTGGCTAGTGATGATTTTGATGATCCGGAAACGCCAGAAATCGAAGGGAATGATCTTTTTAATCTGGGAAAACGAGAAGTATTTCTTTCGTACTATCACGTTGCCGGAGGACCGGAAAGAGCCTATCAATTGGGGCTTGAATACAGTGATCCCGATTTCTGGTGGGTGGGTGTCACCACAAACTATTTTTCTAATGCGTATGCCGATATAAGTAATCTTCGACGAACCACAGATTTTTATACCGATGAAGATGGTCTTCCTTTTCCTGAATATGATAAAGACACGGCTCGACAATTACTCCAACAAGAAGAGTTTGACCCATATATTCTTGTCAATATGGTTGGAGGAAAGTCCTGGCGGGTTAAAAATTACTATGTCGGATTCTTTGCCAGCGTCAATAACATATTGAATACTGAGTATAAAACAGGCGGGTTTGAGGATTCGCGAAGGGCAAGCTACAGGCAACAGTTGGAGGAAAGTAATAGAAAACACGGGCCACTCTTCGGGAACAGATATTTCTTCGGAAATGGAACCACCTACTATATCAATGTCTATGTGAGATTTTAA
- a CDS encoding DUF5689 domain-containing protein, which produces MKKSIFYIPGLLLLSVILLICCVQDDEFDVPEGNTVRIEIDGTSITIEALRMALEQQIATNGNNILTFHNDGYITGYVISSDEQGNFFEELIIQDSPNNGRFGVKVLLDENPLFQSFQFGRKVYVKLNQLSVGYDSGTLTLGIRDGNSVEPISASRMFDHMIRDTIVEEIIPATISIPELTPDRTNTYIQLDDVQFNRNIALGEDRVTYAGEPGDEFDGERLLESCLDNSTIIFSTSTFSNFKSVLIAEGKGSIDGIFTYNFFGDEFNIVVNDLSSVRLDDPDRCDPIEVDCGVAASVGSSIIFSEYFESQIEGEPISGNGWTNYIESGTELWEAYFDDGTNASLGILARIGSFNSGDESSIGWLVTPEIDFDAQNGESLNFKTSNSFADGSILEVLISFDWDGNPDSIPLATWNLLPSAIIVENEDFFGDWIFSENVDLSCLDGSGHIAWKYTGSGDEDFDGTYELDEINILSE; this is translated from the coding sequence ATGAAAAAATCAATTTTTTATATACCCGGACTTCTTCTTTTATCAGTCATTCTTTTGATTTGTTGTGTTCAGGATGACGAATTTGACGTGCCGGAAGGAAACACAGTGCGCATTGAAATTGATGGAACTTCCATTACAATTGAAGCACTTAGAATGGCTTTAGAACAACAAATAGCAACAAACGGGAACAACATCCTTACATTCCACAATGACGGTTATATAACGGGTTATGTGATCTCCAGTGATGAACAGGGTAATTTTTTTGAAGAACTGATCATACAGGATTCTCCGAATAATGGTCGGTTTGGTGTAAAAGTGTTACTTGATGAAAATCCACTGTTTCAGAGTTTTCAATTCGGAAGGAAGGTATATGTAAAACTCAACCAATTGTCGGTGGGTTATGACAGTGGAACCCTTACCTTGGGAATTAGAGATGGAAATTCGGTTGAACCTATTTCTGCATCCAGAATGTTCGACCACATGATTAGAGATACCATTGTTGAAGAAATTATCCCGGCAACAATTTCGATCCCCGAGCTTACACCAGACAGAACGAATACTTATATTCAGTTAGACGATGTCCAATTCAATAGAAATATAGCGCTTGGGGAAGATCGAGTTACGTATGCCGGAGAACCTGGAGACGAATTCGACGGAGAGCGCCTGCTGGAAAGTTGTCTGGATAACAGTACGATAATATTCAGCACTTCTACTTTTTCCAATTTTAAATCAGTACTCATTGCTGAAGGCAAAGGGAGTATAGATGGTATTTTTACCTATAACTTTTTTGGGGATGAATTTAATATAGTGGTAAACGACTTAAGTTCGGTAAGGCTCGACGATCCCGATCGGTGTGATCCCATTGAAGTTGATTGTGGTGTTGCGGCAAGTGTAGGTTCTTCCATTATTTTCAGTGAATATTTTGAAAGTCAGATCGAAGGAGAGCCCATTTCTGGCAACGGTTGGACAAATTATATCGAATCAGGCACAGAATTATGGGAAGCGTATTTTGATGACGGAACCAACGCATCTTTAGGAATTTTGGCACGAATTGGCTCATTTAATAGTGGGGATGAAAGCAGCATAGGCTGGTTGGTAACTCCCGAAATAGATTTCGATGCTCAAAACGGAGAATCACTGAATTTCAAGACTTCGAACAGTTTTGCCGACGGGAGTATCCTGGAGGTGCTTATTTCGTTCGATTGGGATGGGAATCCCGATTCAATTCCTTTGGCTACCTGGAATTTGTTACCCAGTGCGATCATTGTAGAGAATGAAGATTTTTTCGGAGACTGGATCTTTTCAGAAAACGTAGATCTTTCATGCCTGGATGGGAGCGGTCATATTGCCTGGAAGTATACAGGCAGTGGTGATGAAGACTTTGACGGTACGTATGAATTGGATGAAATTAATATACTTTCCGAGTAG
- a CDS encoding OmpA family protein: protein MKKIYTFLLLIAVSTAISTAQNKDTKKADQLYDRLQYTDAAEAYQKLLKRGKGSRYVFTRLANSYYYLNDTQKAETFYKRVIKGREVDPEVVYNYAQSLKANGKFSDYNTYMKQFAEMKPDDSRAKDFMKNPNYVPKIMEEVPRYSAKNMEEINSEYSDFGGYVNGKDFYFTSARNTTRKKYGWNEQPYLDIYKAEDVGGTIKNANLLDNKDVNTKYHESTVAISPDGKRMYFDRNDYFEGDFDKSSEGINQINLYYAELIDGKWKGIQSVPWNNDEYSTGHPALSPNGNKLYFVSDMPGGKGMSDIYVVDVKTDGTFGTPQRLGDNINTEGKEVFPYVDSNGTLYFSSDGHQGIGLLDVFMAEAAGNGFSNPENMGLGVNSAEDDFAYSYNPATETGYVSSNRAGGKGSDDIYVIKKLEVPCEVEMNIVVMNEYTDTPIAGARVDMYDAFENKLSTRTTGPDGRVTFRAECDKAHEIQAVMQDFESNAITVPATSDKMVNGMIELRPIEAIIVDDKVVLNPIFFDLDKHNIKPQAAFELDKLVAIMQKYPKMKIKVEAHTDNRASDAYNLDLSERRAQSTVQYVISKGIDASRISGEGFGESKPAVACGTNCTEAQHSKNRRSEFLIIER from the coding sequence ATGAAAAAAATATATACATTTCTTCTTCTCATCGCGGTAAGTACAGCAATTAGTACCGCTCAAAATAAAGACACTAAAAAAGCCGATCAATTATATGACCGGTTGCAATATACCGACGCAGCCGAGGCATATCAGAAATTACTTAAAAGAGGTAAGGGCAGCCGGTACGTTTTTACACGTTTGGCAAACAGCTATTACTATTTAAATGATACTCAAAAAGCCGAGACGTTTTACAAACGCGTTATCAAGGGCCGTGAAGTCGATCCTGAAGTAGTTTATAACTACGCCCAGTCGCTTAAAGCCAACGGTAAATTTAGTGACTACAACACATATATGAAGCAATTCGCCGAAATGAAACCCGACGACTCAAGAGCGAAGGATTTTATGAAGAATCCGAACTATGTTCCCAAGATCATGGAAGAAGTTCCTCGATATTCGGCAAAGAATATGGAAGAGATCAATAGTGAGTATTCCGATTTTGGCGGATATGTAAACGGAAAGGATTTTTACTTTACCTCTGCCAGAAACACCACACGAAAAAAATACGGATGGAACGAGCAGCCGTATCTCGATATCTACAAGGCCGAAGATGTTGGTGGTACGATAAAAAATGCCAACCTTCTTGATAATAAAGACGTAAATACAAAATATCACGAAAGTACTGTTGCTATCTCTCCCGATGGAAAGAGAATGTACTTTGACCGCAATGATTATTTTGAAGGTGATTTTGATAAAAGTTCTGAAGGGATCAATCAAATTAACCTTTACTATGCTGAATTAATCGATGGAAAATGGAAAGGAATTCAGTCGGTGCCATGGAACAACGACGAATATTCTACTGGTCACCCGGCTCTGAGTCCGAACGGAAACAAATTATATTTTGTTAGCGATATGCCCGGTGGAAAAGGCATGAGTGATATCTATGTGGTGGATGTTAAAACAGATGGAACCTTTGGAACACCTCAGCGTTTAGGTGATAATATTAATACCGAAGGGAAAGAGGTTTTTCCTTATGTAGATAGTAACGGAACGCTTTACTTCTCAAGTGATGGACACCAAGGCATTGGACTTCTGGATGTATTTATGGCCGAAGCAGCAGGAAACGGCTTTTCAAACCCTGAAAATATGGGCTTGGGAGTTAATAGTGCTGAAGATGATTTTGCTTATAGCTATAACCCAGCTACTGAAACCGGATATGTTTCATCAAACAGAGCCGGAGGAAAAGGAAGCGATGACATTTATGTGATCAAGAAATTAGAGGTTCCTTGTGAAGTTGAGATGAATATCGTAGTGATGAATGAATATACAGACACTCCTATTGCCGGTGCCAGAGTAGATATGTACGATGCTTTTGAAAATAAACTCAGTACAAGAACTACAGGTCCGGACGGGAGAGTAACTTTTAGAGCCGAATGTGATAAGGCTCATGAAATCCAGGCAGTGATGCAGGATTTTGAAAGCAATGCCATCACCGTACCTGCTACCAGTGACAAAATGGTGAATGGTATGATAGAACTACGCCCAATTGAAGCCATTATCGTGGACGATAAGGTAGTTTTAAATCCTATCTTCTTCGACCTTGATAAGCACAATATAAAACCACAAGCAGCCTTTGAGTTGGATAAACTTGTTGCGATCATGCAAAAATATCCTAAGATGAAAATTAAGGTTGAAGCCCATACCGACAACAGAGCGAGTGATGCCTACAACTTGGACCTTAGTGAACGCAGAGCTCAATCCACTGTTCAATATGTGATCTCAAAGGGAATAGATGCCAGCAGAATTAGTGGCGAAGGCTTCGGTGAGAGTAAACCGGCCGTAGCTTGCGGAACGAATTGTACAGAAGCACAGCATTCTAAAAACCGACGTTCGGAATTCCTGATCATCGAACGATAG
- a CDS encoding PorP/SprF family type IX secretion system membrane protein: MKKLSLLVLLVSILCTDLATAQQDPQYTQYMYNMNVVNPAYAGSKESLSLTALYRKQWSGFEGAPETFTFAAHAPLSDKIGLGLSAIKDELGPVSETNVYADFSYTLQVGSNTKLALGLKAGATFHDVGLVDLELQDPNDPFFSQDINNTYPNIGAGAFLYGDNYYIGLSVPNLLNSVHLDENGLKYGSETNHYFATAGYVFQVSENFKLKPSVMVKSAFDAPVSVDGNLNALFYDKFEIGASYRLDDSFSGLVGFQVTEFIRIGYAYDRVISDIEAVSDSSHEIILTFDLFFKKRTLRSPRYF; this comes from the coding sequence ATGAAAAAACTGTCGCTATTAGTACTCTTAGTAAGTATACTTTGCACTGACCTTGCAACAGCACAACAAGATCCTCAGTATACACAATACATGTATAATATGAATGTGGTAAACCCTGCCTATGCGGGGTCCAAAGAAAGTTTATCCCTAACTGCATTATATCGCAAACAGTGGTCTGGCTTTGAAGGAGCCCCGGAGACATTCACATTTGCCGCACACGCACCTCTATCAGACAAGATAGGGCTAGGATTGTCTGCTATAAAGGATGAATTGGGACCCGTAAGTGAGACCAACGTTTATGCAGATTTCTCTTATACCCTTCAGGTTGGATCTAACACCAAATTAGCCCTTGGTTTAAAAGCAGGAGCAACTTTTCATGATGTTGGGCTGGTAGATCTGGAATTACAGGATCCTAACGACCCGTTCTTCTCTCAAGATATTAATAATACCTATCCAAATATTGGAGCCGGAGCATTTTTGTATGGTGACAACTACTATATCGGACTTTCGGTGCCAAACCTTCTTAACTCTGTTCATCTCGATGAAAACGGACTTAAGTACGGATCTGAGACCAACCACTATTTTGCTACGGCAGGATATGTGTTCCAGGTATCGGAGAACTTTAAATTAAAGCCTTCTGTAATGGTGAAATCGGCGTTCGATGCCCCTGTTTCAGTAGATGGAAATTTAAATGCGTTGTTCTACGACAAATTCGAAATTGGGGCTTCGTATCGTTTGGACGATTCCTTTAGTGGTTTGGTTGGATTTCAGGTAACCGAATTTATTAGAATTGGTTACGCTTACGACAGAGTGATATCCGACATCGAAGCGGTATCCGATTCATCGCACGAAATAATACTTACCTTCGATCTGTTCTTTAAGAAACGTACATTACGTTCACCCAGATACTTCTAA
- a CDS encoding response regulator codes for MNRLGKILLIDDSESDNFVHKRLLEKENVAEEIVIKYSGEAALEYLSTLVKAAYPKPDLIFLDINMPGMNGWEFLDHYRDLGIEKKGGIVITMLTTSSSEEDRIKASQNPMINRFENKPLNRERLYDILEKHFPDRFSI; via the coding sequence ATGAATAGACTGGGAAAAATATTATTGATTGACGACTCAGAGTCGGATAACTTTGTTCATAAAAGGTTACTGGAAAAGGAGAACGTAGCCGAAGAAATTGTGATTAAATATTCCGGTGAAGCCGCCTTGGAATATCTTTCGACACTTGTAAAAGCAGCCTATCCGAAACCCGATCTTATATTTTTGGATATCAATATGCCGGGAATGAATGGTTGGGAATTTTTAGATCACTATAGGGATCTTGGGATTGAAAAGAAGGGAGGCATTGTAATTACCATGTTAACGACTTCGAGCAGTGAGGAAGACAGAATAAAAGCATCACAGAATCCAATGATCAATCGTTTTGAGAACAAGCCACTAAACAGAGAGCGATTATATGATATTTTGGAGAAACACTTTCCGGATCGTTTTAGTATTTAA
- a CDS encoding endonuclease/exonuclease/phosphatase family protein produces MKSICVLSILFLISNHVVCEAQSKRDFRAVTIAFYNLENLFDFEDDPITFDDDRTPDGKDRWTEPIYWNKVRNMAKVLSEVGRELSGSAPAIIGVCEIENRRVLEDLINTNELEPENYGIVHFDSPDRRGIDVALLYKKNVFIPTHTKSVALLIYSDNDATKRIYTRDQLVISGVLSGEKIHIIVNHWPSRSGGEARSRPKRIKAAKLNKRLIDSLWSIDPYAKIITMGDLNDDPTSPSVKKFLKTHSSKSRSQLKSLYNPMEGMFKKGLGTLAWRDGWNLFDQIIISSELLSDDYSSYRFFTAGIFNKNYLINSKGRYKGYPFRSFSDEGFTGGYSDHFPVYIVLIKEITD; encoded by the coding sequence ATGAAGTCGATCTGTGTTCTTTCAATTTTATTTCTTATTTCAAACCATGTGGTGTGCGAGGCACAATCTAAAAGAGATTTCCGGGCAGTAACCATTGCATTTTACAATCTCGAGAATCTTTTTGATTTTGAAGATGATCCCATTACATTCGATGACGACCGAACGCCTGATGGTAAGGATCGGTGGACAGAACCTATTTACTGGAACAAAGTCAGAAACATGGCCAAAGTTTTGTCTGAAGTGGGACGTGAGCTTAGCGGTTCTGCTCCGGCTATAATTGGTGTTTGCGAAATTGAGAATAGAAGAGTCTTGGAAGACTTGATCAATACCAATGAATTAGAACCCGAAAATTATGGCATCGTTCATTTCGATTCACCCGATCGCCGGGGAATTGATGTGGCACTTCTGTATAAAAAAAATGTATTCATACCAACTCACACAAAATCGGTAGCCCTGTTGATCTACTCCGATAATGATGCTACAAAGCGTATTTATACTAGAGATCAACTGGTAATTAGTGGCGTACTTAGTGGTGAAAAGATTCATATTATTGTAAATCATTGGCCTTCAAGAAGTGGTGGCGAAGCACGCAGCAGACCCAAGCGAATTAAGGCGGCAAAACTCAATAAACGGCTTATCGATTCTCTTTGGAGTATCGACCCTTACGCCAAGATCATTACTATGGGAGATCTTAACGACGACCCTACGAGTCCCAGTGTTAAGAAATTTCTTAAGACACATAGTTCTAAGAGTAGATCTCAATTAAAAAGTCTATACAATCCGATGGAGGGAATGTTTAAAAAGGGGTTGGGCACACTTGCCTGGAGAGACGGTTGGAATTTGTTTGACCAGATCATAATTTCTTCAGAATTACTAAGCGATGATTATTCCTCCTATCGATTCTTTACAGCAGGGATCTTTAATAAAAATTATCTTATCAATTCAAAGGGTCGTTATAAGGGATATCCCTTCCGAAGTTTTTCAGACGAAGGATTTACCGGGGGTTATAGCGATCATTTTCCGGTGTATATAGTACTTATTAAGGAAATCACAGATTAA